The sequence AAATACCATGACATTCAATACTATCAATGTTGTGGTCGTTAATGAATCTGAAAGAAGCAAGTCGGACATGGTAATTCATGAGTATACTTTTACATTAGGATCGTCCAGGGAAGATAAAGATTCCGAAATTTCAGTAACAATCTACATGACATTCAGTGTATACTATGAACTGCACTGCTGAAATGTATTTCCCACAAGTCCTAGCAATTAATCAGCTCCTTTAGTGTGGCTGTTGCATAGTCTTACTGGATTGTGGATAGAAGACAAACTCTTTTTGCGCATGTAGCTCTGCCATTTATAGCTCCCCTCTCGGACTTCTTGCATACCTTTAAAGAGCTTGAACgtttttcttcatatttagAGGACTTAGCAGTTTTCCATATGCAGTCTACTTTCTCAAGGATTAGCGGGAATTCAACCTGTTGATATTCCAGGAATTGAGAATGTAAGTGTTCTGTTCTGTAATTTTTAGCTTTCCAAATATCTTTTGTAATTactatatcaattatttaatctaACTCTCCGACTCCTGTTTGTTTTTTAAGGTTGATGTAACCGAATATATAGAAAGTCATGCTTCATATGTTTGTAAGACGAAAGAAATTCTGGATCAACTTGAGCTGGAGAGTTACTACCCTGATTTCAAGAACGCACACCCCAAACCCCGCGAAGAGAAAACCTCTGGAACTTAGTTCTCTTCGGTTTACTGGACTCCTTTTTGTTCACTTTATTTCCATTGACAAGGCGATCTTATTTCTAAAACTGCAAGatgaagaaaatggaaaagagGCTTATCAGTTTGGACAAGTAGCTAAGAGCTAGAATGGTATAGACCGTAGACTTTATCAATAGAGAAGTCTGACgcagtttctttttccttttcttatgtTTGTCTAAATGCTTATTGGTTagtaaaatgaagaaaacttGGGTTTTAGACTTCAGTCTCAGAAATTATAAGGACTTAAGGTTGAGTTTGGTTCAAGTTCTTTTTGCTTGTTGATTCTAAAGTACTCTGTAAACATCTTGATTTTGTTTGGGAACCTATAAAAGAAATGTGCAGAAGAAACTATTATCTACTATGAGTGATAGCTCAAATGGTTATGCTCAGAACATGATATGCTATAGCTAGGTGAGTACGGAATAGAGGACCCAGGACTTCTATATCCTATTGATGGAGAATGGATTGCAGTGTCCAAGAAACATCAAACAAATACCTTGGACAAGAAAAGAGATATCCTTAAATGCTTAACGTTTGTTTGGATGGCGGGAAAGAAtgaggagaaaagaaaagactaaaaatttatttcaagactaaatatttatttcactttctttgttgcgttataaaaagaagaagaaagtaagAGCGTCAATTCTCAATATTGctcattatttttaagagCATCTTTTACTCcgtaaaaattatttatatatatttaaatattaaaaataattttttttgttaaattcgataatttgtttttatccgacaaatattaatgttttaatttattttgtttggtaatgttttattctttttcttagagggagaaagaaaagttaattttaaaaaacaaagtaaaaaatagtaaatatcacttaataaaatgtaattttaatgtattaattataataaaaacaaataataaaattttttattttatatttaaaaaataaaaaataagatagagttttaatttatcgaatgattttttatgataaaaagtttaatttatattgaagaacaaaaacaagaaCCAATAGTCCAGcagttaacaaaataagacCAACAGCTAGGGACCGAAGGTCAAGGCTTCAGGTCTTGTCATCATAGGCCTAAAAGCTGAGACTAGGAGTGGAAGAAAGGTCGCTTCTACGAGTCTCATAATGGAAAGAAAAACGTTGACATAGAGCTTAGGGTCCAACAGGGTAGCAATAAGACCGTTACACCTAAATTGTATATATTAAGGACTTCTTCATacataaaatttcataatacaAGCTTGTAAATTCATCATAGATTAATAACAGCTTCAAATTACAATCTTTCATATGGTATCGGAGCAGGTTTGATCCTGTCATCATCTATCCAACCtcaatcacaaaaaaaaaaaaactttttcaTCATGTCTCATAGTGATCTTACCAAATTAACCAACATTGTGTTAAAAGGCAACTAAAACTACTTCGAATGGTCGAGGGCAGTTTATATCAGCCTGAGTGGCAGAAAAAAGTTAGAGTTCATCACAGGAACTCGAAGCAAGCCACAGCTAATCaaccaacaaaagaagaaattgaggCAATTGAAGAGTGGCAGACGACTGACCATATGGTCATATGTCACTATTCACCAATACGATGGAGCCTCAGATAGCCAGGTTTTGCATGTTGCTGGCTTCATCACAGGCTATCTGggataaaatgaaaaatctgTATGGGCATGAGCAAAATTAtgctcatatttttaatttgaaataggAATTGACACAAATTAGACAAGGGACTCGGACAAGCACGAGTTACGCCACTGAGGTTTTGACTCGGTGGGAAGAACTCCAAAGTTACCTCCCACCAACCACATACCCAGAAGAGGCAAGAAGGAGAGCAGAACAGGACTTAATGTATACTTACCTGGGGGGCTCGATTCGAGCTATGAAGCTCTGAGATTGCAGATACTGTTGTTAAGCAATCTTTCCCAAATCGACGCCGTCATAGCCACCATCCAACAGGAGGAAACTAGACGCGCAACTATGGGAACTGTGAACAGTTTAGAGAACACAGAAAAGGCCTACATCTCTAACCCCTCGCATCCTTGCAAGAATGCTCGAGCGCGAGGAGCGCCTGCCAGCATCGAAAGTTGCAACCACACTCAGGAGCGCTTCTGGCATCTCTATCCACATCTGTGGCCGAATCTCAACAGGAGCGAAAGGGGAAGAAGTGGGAGACGAGAGAAGGAAGAGAGAAATAGTTTTGGCGGCCTTGGCGTCCTTACCGCATATAACCCTAAAGGTTACGATGAAGGGTGCGAACCAGGTCGGGAGGTAAGCAACGGGTCGGACACCTTAAACTTAATCTGACCCTGTTCCAATAACTTAATCCGACCTGGTTCCAGTGACCTGACCCGGCTCCAGCGACCTGACCCGGCCCGATTCCAGCAACTGGGCTGACCTGAATCCAACAGAAAAATCACAAATTTCTCAACTTATTTCTCAGCTTCAATCAATTATTCAGCCTTAGCAATCCCGTGGGCCAGGTTTGGTATCtcaaaattatgtaaattctttaaatatCTCACCAAATTGGATAATACGGGGCAATGGATCACATGACATGGGATATGCTacaaaattgagaaattttgTTTCCACTAATTCCCGCCATGTGATCGTTGCCAATGGCCATcaagctgaaatttctgatCTTGGCTCCCTCAAATTATTGCATAATAATATTCACAATATTCTTGTCTTACGGGACTATAAATCTAACTTATTATCAGTCGGTAAGATCACTAGAACTCTAAATTgcaatgttgttttctcaccaTCTGCAGTATTGTTTCAGGATCGAACCACAgggaagacgattggtgaaGGTCACTTTAAGAATGGCCTTTATTACCTCACGGACTCCCAAAACCAGTATTTAGTCTCGACCAACCCTGTCAGTCAAGAAATTTTGATTCATCGGCGGTTTGGGCATCCGTCTGATAGAGTCTTAAACCAGCTCTTTTGTCTAAACATGAATACTAGTTGTTGTGAAATTTGCAAATTTGCTAAGCATACTAGATTACTTTTTCCTATATCTTCTACTAAATCTGACAacatatttgatttaattcattccaatgtttggggacctgcccCCGTCACCTCCTACAATCACTTTCGATATTTTCTCACTTTTATTGATGACTACTCCCACACCACTTGGGTCTATttgttaaaaggaaaaaatgaagtttttacctgctttcaaaattttttccactttattcaaaatcagtacaatgctaaaattaaaatctttcgCTCAGATAATGGCAttgaatacataaataaaaatttctctaattttttctcCACCAAGGGAATTTTATATCAAACCACCTGCATTTATACTCCCGAACAAAACAGggtttctaaaagaaaaaactgtcATCTTCTTGAAATCTCAAGATCAATTctctttcaaaataatgtcCTTTATGTTTTTAGATCGAATGCCCTATTGACTGCTGCCTACCTCATCAATCGATTACCTAGCCCCAAGCTCAAAAACCTCAGTCCTCTGGAAATTCTCAAAGGCAGGAAAATATAGCTAGGACACATTCGAGTCTTTGGGTGCACAGCCTTAGTCCACATTAGACGTCATCACAAATTTGACAAGATTTCTATGAAAACTGTGTTCCTAGGATATTCCTTTgaaaaaaaggggtataaatGTTACGACCCTTCCACTCACAAGACCTATATCTCTCGGGATGAGTCATTTGATGAAAGCACCTCTTATTTCACAAATGATTCTACCTTCACTCATGGGTCCTCTACTTTATTATTTCCATATAACTTTACCTTTTTTGACAGCCCAGCCCAGACTACTCCATCAGACAGCGAGCAGCTTCCAGAGGCAACTACCGAGGCCACCTCTTCAGGGGGAGCCAGTGTCATCCCCGAGGCAACTTCTTCAGGGGGAGACAATGAGCTACAGGTCGAAGAAATTGCCCTGTGAAGATCATCTCGGCTCATCCGACCTCCTGCCAGGCTAAGGGACTATGTGTCCCACAAGGTGTCGTATCCCATTCAACAGTTCATTAGTTATAATACTGTATCAAATTCATATAAGACCTATCTAAGCAACCTCACAAGCCACACTGAGCCCTCCTCCTTTTATGAAGCTAACACCAATCCTAATTAGTGCAAGGCTATGGAGGAAGAACTTCAGGCTCTAGAAAAAAATGACACCCGGAATCTAGTCCCTCTgccacaaaataaaaaacttgttggatgtaaatgggtatataaaatcaaatataagcATGATGGAACGATTGAGAGATATAAGGCTAAGTTGGAAGCAAAAAGGTTTACTTAAACATATTTGGTGGACTATCAGGAAACTTTTACTCCAGTAGCCAAAATGAGCACTGTTCGTATTTTACTATCCGTCGCTGTTAACTCAGGATGGAGCctatttcaaatggatgttaaAAACGCATTCCTCCAAGGGTCcctagaagaagaagtctaTATGACACTTCCTCTTGGTCATAAACTTACAACCGATCATTCCCTGGTATGTAAGCTAAACAGTCCCCAAGAGTATGGTATGCCAGGCTAAgtcattttctcttaaaagttaatttcaaTAAATGTGTCTCTGATTTCTCTATGTTTGTAAAACACACTCACATATACACTGTCATTATTCTTGTGTGTGTTGATGATATTATCATAATAGGTAACAATAGTAAAGAGATTGAAGAAGttaaacaaaaactaaaaagagaATTTGATATCAAAGACCTCGGTCAGCTGTCTTACTTCCTTGGAATAGAAATAGTCAAATCTCATAAAGGTCTATTCCTATCCCAAAGAAAGTATGTCCTtgatctttaaaaaaaataggaaaaatagGGTTAAACTTATAGACACACCAATGGAGACTAAAACCAAACTTAACCTAGAAGATGGTGATCCTTTAGATGATATAGGGAATTATCAGCGTCTAGTAGGAAAACTAATTTACCTTACTGTCACTAGACATGATATCACCTACGCGGTAAGTATGGTAAGCAAGTTTATGCATGCTCCCCGTACCAGTCATTTGGATGCTATCAGTAGAATTGTTAGGTATTTCAAGGGCACCCCAGGTCAAGGtatttggataaaaataataatgctaatgaTATAGTTATTTCTTCTGATGCAGATTGGACCGGAAACTGTGACAGAAAATCAACTTATGGATTCTGCACCTTCGTAGGGGAAAACCTAGTAACGtggaaaagtaaaaaacaGACTGTAACTGCAAGATCCAGCGCAGAAGCAGAATATAGAGCAATGGTATCAACGGCCAGCGAGCTAATATGGATCAAACAAGTACTTGCAGACATTGGAATGGAATGCAAAGGCCCAATGAAAATGTACTGCAATAATCAAGCAGCAAGACACATTGCTTCAAACCCTGTCTTTCACGAATGAACCAAACACATTGAAATTGATTGCCATTTTATAAGGGAAACATTCCAATCTGGTGAGATTGAAACTCCATTCATCAGAAGCCACGAATAATTGGCAGACATCTTTACAAAGGCCCTGAACAAAACTCATCATCAAAACCTTCTTAGCAAGATGGGATCGGTCAACTTGTTCGAACCCATCTTGAGGAGGAGTGTTgaagaacaaaaataagaacCAACAGTCCAGCAGTTAACAGAACAAGACCAACTGCTAAGGACCGAAGGTCAAGGCTTTAGGTATTGTCATCATAGGCCTAAAAGCTGAGACTAAGATCAACCTTTCTTCCTTAAGGAAGTTCTATTAGtctcaaaatagaaaaaagaacgTTGATATAGAGCTTAGGATCCAACAGGATAGCAATAAGACCGTTACACCCAAACTGTATATATTAAGGACTTCTTCATACATAGAATCTCATAATACAAGCTTGTAAATTCATCATAGATTAATAACAGCTTCAAATTACAATCTTTCACAATTTATATAAAGAGTTCTTTAAAAAtgcttttaaaaaaaactatgAGAAATTAGATTGTTCACTTAAAAGACATATTTTATTTCCTCTCATTTTGCGattgaaattaaaaggaaatgaggaaaataaatttagtgaaatttaaatctataattttGTCCTTCCCACACTAACAAATCATTTAAATGagtaagataataaaaataaaaataaaaatctttcttATTAGATTCTAACAACACATTCAAACCaatcaaatataattcaaaTGGTATCGAATTGTCTATCAGATTTCGAATTCAAAGTCTAAACAGATCCCaataatgaaaaagataaaataacacctccaaataataaaaagaaaattacagttttttttttcttggtcTTTATTCCCCCAAATTAGAGCACCAAACAGCGTGCATATCGCGTGAATCAGTagccttatatatatatatatatatatatatataacttagaAAAGGCACCTGTTCATGGCCACTTATTGCCACTGTTATTCTGCAATCGCATCTTTAGTTTAGTTCTTCAGCTGCAACGTTTCGGTTTGTATTCGATTGTTGAGATCAGTTTGTCGTATATGATGAGAACATTGCTCGTGCTTGAGCTTTATATCTACCGATACTTTGTTTATAGTAATGTTGCTTCCACTAACTCCATTTATTAATTCACGTGACACGGTtcaaacatatttaattatttagatttgataaatatatttaatatataaataaagatatatgcctataaattaataaatatgtttagTATGAAggaaaagatatatatattaaataggCAAGAATGGTTTCTaatgtcaaaagaaaatattattttctaaatagaaTAGCATATGATAGCACCAACTTACCGGaatcaatttttatacaaTTGCAAGGAACATCATGAATGGACAACAGGTAAAACCAAACTACTCCCACCATCTTCCTATTCACTGCAACTTCCCATACACACTTCATTCTCTAACGTTATTTCCAAGCAAGAGACAACCAAAATGGTTAATGCCACATCAATAGACACTTAATTAAGTTTTGTATATTTACTTACCGTTAGAAATGCCATTTTTGGAGTTGCTCCATTATTAGTATCAATGGTAATTCTCAGGATCTAATAATTGTTAAGAgaatgttttatatatatatatatatatatatatatatatatatatatatgatgtgCTGCTTATCAAAGTAGCTAACCTGTAACAAAAATTGCAGCTAAACCAAACAAAACTAAATGCACAATTTAATGGGCAGTTATATCATTATTccagaaaaattatttgtctTATCTtcgaattaaataaaatccaaCACATAATTAGCATTTCGATCAACAACAAAGGAAACTactttgagaaaataataatgagcTTTGGCTCGAGTTGTTCCTGGAGATATGAGGTTGTATATTAAACCCAGCCGTCTGTCAGAGTCtagttataataaaatataaagaaaaagttcccatatatatatatatatatatatatatatatattaacgaTGTCGAAGCCAGTAGAGTAGCGCGTGAGTTGTAAGTGGATGAAGGTGATAGATTCGGCAGAGTGAAAATTAGAGATACTTTTGAGGAATTGAGCGTGCCCTAACAAGCTCCTTGCAAGTTGCAGGTGGGGACAAAAGTGTGCGTTAAGGCATCTtgttttcctttctcttgcaAGAGAGGTTGTTTCTCATTGGTTTACTCTAAAGATTGGGATCATCATGTGGGGGCCCTAAAATCTAGTTGGCAAaggattatatatatatatctctgtATCTGCAAGTGCGTACTAGAAAATGGAGACAGTAGTTATGACAAGCTTATGGTTTCTGTTGTTTCTGTCAATGACAGTCGTTGACATCAGAGGGGATGATGAGAGAAATGGCACCACTGCTCAAGTTAATGCCACTTCCCTAAATCTTCCTCAAGAGAATAATAACAATGTACAAGGAAGTCATAACAAGATCTCTAATTACACTGAAGTTGTGCTCAATAACGATAAAAGATACGGTGGGTATTATAGAAGAGGTACTAATGGACGTGGAGGTGGAGGGGGAGGGGGAGGGGGTGGGGGTGGAGGTGGAGGCAGCTATGGATGGGGATGGGGGGGTGGGGGAGGGGGTGGgggtggaggaggaggaggaggaggaggggGAGGGGGAGGTGGAGGTGGATGGGGATGGGGAGGAGGAGGTGGTGGTTGGTATAAATGGGGATGTGGGAAAGGGAAgggaggaggaggaggtggTGGTGGAAGAGGGAGGAGAGGCATGAATA is a genomic window of Ricinus communis isolate WT05 ecotype wild-type chromosome 2, ASM1957865v1, whole genome shotgun sequence containing:
- the LOC8275813 gene encoding glycine-rich RNA-binding protein 2, producing the protein METVVMTSLWFLLFLSMTVVDIRGDDERNGTTAQVNATSLNLPQENNNNVQGSHNKISNYTEVVLNNDKRYGGYYRRGGGGGGGGGGSYGWGWGGGGGGGGGGGGGGGGGGGGGGGWGWGGGGGGWYKWGCGKGKGGGGGGGGRGRRGMNNMHMHRKREVEKLEYKIGEYAQCMGEGRCKWMRLDCPLHCGGPCFYDCQHMCKAHCRRS